gcttacagcatataaaaattatttagcaacgaatcgattactaaattagttgacaactattttaataatcgattttaatcgattaaatcgattagttgtttcagctctgtTTTGGACCAAGTAATTCTATGGGATGTTTCACTAGCAAACAAGGCTAAATATAAAGTGCAACTCAATCTCTCTTTCGACATCTTTCTCTCTCAATAATACAACAAAAGCCATAAGTACACAACAGAGGAATAAACATATTGGCAGTGAAGCTGAATAAAAAATCCTGCCTGCACATAATCAAACACTGCAATGGCAGCAACACTGGTCCTGCTGACAGGAAAAAGCCAGCCACTGATCACGTAACATGATCAGCTGCGCAACAGAGTCACATAAACGATCACTTGCTATAAATATTCAATCAGTCTGAGCAGGCAAGCAAGCAAAGAATCTAGTTCCTTAAACCTGATGACTGTTCTCTTCAGTTCTCTCCTTCACTCACCTTGTACACGTGCCTCCAGTTCTTGTCATCATTGAGACGCTTCCAGAGCATGCCCAAAATCTCGTTACAGGCCACCACATTGTAGGTTAGATCTGAGATGTCAGCCATCTGGGAGCTCGATGGCCCCCAGGGGTCATTAGAAGTCGCTTCTCGAACCTACACAACAAACACGGCAATACTGTTTTATACTAGTTTTAAAAGCACAATAGGCAGTATATGACTCATTCAATCTCATAAAGATAAGGGACAAAAGTAATGCAGTAGTCTCACCTTGAAACTTGAACAGGGTCGACTTAAGAGAGATGGTAAAAGACTGAGAATAAAAGGCAAGTGAAACTCACCTTGACCTCTGCCTCAGAGAAGTTCTGAACAAGATTTTTCAGTTGTCGTCGCAGCATTGAGTGAGTCATGATAGCCGTTTTGTCCTAGACCTTTTCAagaaagaaattttttaaaacttgcaCATTATATTCTATGACAAACATGATCCTAAAAACTGCTTCTTTGATATCACATATCAGAATCATTGTTTGATATCTTTGATAATTAGGAAACAGAGCCTTTATAATATGGGATCCAGCATTATTGTTTCTGGTATTAATCAGTTTATAATAGAAGGTATGTCAGAGCAGTCTTATTTCAGGATAATtatgctatatttatatattttaatattttgaattagttttttttttaagattatccgtttttatttgaattttagttacatttttagcaattttgtggtatgattttgtcatttgtatctttaatataatattttatttcagttttagttattttagtctatcaagttaagctaaatgaaaatgttttgtgttttatttgcaagttgattgaattgaatattttttatttttatttatatttaaatgatatatatatatatatatatatatatatatatatatatatatatatatatatataaatatataattttttttttcctgcaaatatttatttacttttttttttttttttttatttttacttttagttaactataataaccctgatcagAACTTATGATATACATCTGCTATTATGGATATGTTATTAATGAAACCCAcaagaaaattttttaaaaggatatgcaatgtcatttatttcttttatttttttgctccacTTACCTGATAAATAAAGGATGCAGGAATGGTTGTTGACTGAATTGCTCAAATTGCTAACAGTGACTTCAGTCCATGAGCTTTTCCCTATGTGGACTTTATGGCCTATAAATCATAAACACAAGGACAAACTCTGTAACTAGCTgctgttttaaagaaaaagttcacccaaaaatgaccatttgtagaaatatatatgtgcaataccacttatatttatttgatactaCCCTACATCCTACTCTATTCTAATCTAGATAGCACACCTGTGCAtacaattttgtatatttttattattttattacattttttttttttctgagtgttgttattattgtctctgtgtactggaagcttctgtcaccaaacaaattccttgtatgtgcaaacaaatacaagcaataaagctctttttgattctgattctatatatattatttatatgctactCTCTGGCATACTTTTGAAACAGCAACATCAACAGCCAACAACTTTTCAAACAGCATCATCCTGCCATCAAAATAATGCTTGACTTTATGCTATTTTTAGAAGAAAATCCAGCCTGCGCTGTTAATATTTGCCAAATGCTCTGTGATCCAAATGCTGAATGATTGATTTAGCAGTAGGGCAGATAGACATCTTACCAATGCTGCAGAAACCAAACACCTATCAGGTAATGTGTGCTTGAAAGCATCATATGATGACAATCACTAAAACAGACACGAAAATACAGCACTAGTGCGCTGTCATATACAATAAACTGCGATAATGTCGCATCATACAAGTCTGATCGTGCCCTGACTGTAATCTGACACCTGCAAAAGCTGATTTTGGTTTGGTGAACGAAGAGCCATCGCCTTAAAAACAGGAGAATAATAATGCATGCTTATACATTGCGCCTAAAGGTTTACACAGAGCATCGCTTCTTACGTCAGTTCGAGGACAAATTTTCTGACAGAtggatacaaatatatatatatatttatatattttaatataccaACCTTTTCGGGAGAATGAACGGGAGAGAAGAAGAAAGGCTTTTCCAGAGTCTAGCGGAAATTTCCGCTTCCGTTTACGGCTACCTGTCAAAAAACGAACGCAGGCCTGAATATTCATGAGATGGGAGTGACGGTTTGCAATGGTTCGCTGGTTAGTGAATATTTATGAGTGGGCGTGGCTTTGTGGTTTACGTTGAAAAACCTgcctgatttattattattattattattatttgcattaaagcCCTTAGCAaagaaataatatacaataatcaaatatatataaattataaatttaaagcGTTCGTCAAATCTTTTATCTACTGGGTCTATTGAAAATCCAAGTGGACCGGACACGAACAGGCGATGACAAATCAAAGCCACTacaaggcaagcctgcaaccattAGCCGAAAAAGAGTAACGGCTCTAAAGTTAACGCTTCCGGTCTGCCAGTAcgtgggaaaggagaccagaggccgttttttttaatggatgtcaataGAGGAGTGGCTTCACTGCGtagaataaacagctttttagataaaacggcttatcatttaatgaatcgacagctATCTGCTAATCtacaacatgttttacactaaacaatacttatggattgaactattttttgAGTTTACCacgaaaaaatgttttttttattagagaaGTCGCTGACttttttgcgacaggtgggataCATTTTACGGCACTTCCCATTCAGTCCTATGGTATCTGTAAACTGCGATTGAGCGTCGCACAACTCTGAATGAAATTCAATGACggcaaggctgtaatgtgattggttattacgGCGCAAGTGATCCAAGTCAGCCGTTAAGCTTTCTCCAATAATAAGTCATAGAGCCTCTCATCTCCCCTATAAAAAAGACCTTCTCTGGACAAATCCGCTAATCCCACAATCATGGTTGCGAATGCACTGAGCCCGGTTTCCATAACAATGAGTCGATCCATACACCCACAGATCTGATGACGCGTGATGCGTGATTCTCAAGCTCGCGCCTGAGGCATCGCTGACGTCACTGACGCTCCAGTGCCCGTGGAAGCGGCTGGCCCACAATAACAAATTGGATGAAGACAGAAATATTACTCACATCCACTGAAATCAGTTCAAGATGGCGTCCGAAGTGGAATACGAGTCTATTCTGTGCGTGAAACCAGATGTCAATGTTTACCGCATCCCGCCGCGTGCGTCGAACCGCGGATACAGGTGAATTAAAGATTGTGCGGGCCTGAGCCCTTGGCAGGTGTCTGTTCTGTAAATAATATTGGAATACCAATTTATATAGGTTGTATCAGCACTATACTGCTATTACGAACGATATTTGatgataaataatgcaattatagcatttttattattatgcgcATTGTTGTGGCGCAGAGACAGCGTATTGTCATTGGTTTATCATACAGTTCTgctgacagaaagaaaaacatcttGTGATGTCAGATGCTTGGCGTGTTTGACTACGAGCTTACGACTCAACCTTTACTAGGAAGTGGTCTAGAATAagcaaattaaagtttttattacatttaggaATTATTTCATGCCATTTTCATGCAATTGAAGTGCATAGAGCATCTCTCATTTGCattattctgtttatatataatatgttattgtGTTGATGTGAGATGTGTGTTTTCAGGGTCGTATATGTGGTCCAGTTTATATAGTGTATAATTAGTCCTAAAAACTCTTGCCCACAGAGAATGTGATAATTCACTGGCACACATTTTAGAGGAGAAATCCCAGTTGTATTCCTTCATGAGGAGCTTAAAGGCTTGTAATAGTTATGAAAATTGCAATGAAACTGCTGGATTTGCCATAAATTgtggaaatgttttaaatgcCTCTGTCTTCTGGTCATTTTGACCAGTCATTGACCAGAAATCAATAACATGCGTTTAGAAAACCAGTAGGGTGAATATTCATATTCAGTATTATTTTTGtgacaattacttttttttactcattGCTGTGATGTATCCGAATGTTTGACTACACCAGaaaataatgtcttatttttgttgttaagCTCATACAAAAAATCTTtccatagaaaaaacaaaaaaacaataacacttaATTTGATGGACTTGAAATTACATTTCTGCTGTGATAATGGCAGGGCGGCTGACTGGAAGTTAGACACTCCTGACTGGACAGGCCGTATGCGCATAACAGCAAAGGGGAAGGTGGCTTATATCAAATTGGAGGACAAAATCTCAGGTTAGAAATCTGCATATtgatccaaacaaacaaaaccaaaatgatCCAAATGTTTGATTGGATGACTCTCAAAGACATTTGAGCAGCAAAAGAAGCTCTTAGTtgtcctttttttaaaatcattgtcCTCAGGTGAGCTGTTTGCTCAAGCGCCGGTAACGGAATTTCCTGGCATTGCAGTGGAGACAGTCGGCGATTCCAGCCGCTATTTTGTTCTCCGAATACAGGATGACAGTGGTTAGTGTATCATCTTTAAACTGGACTTATTTTGCATGCCCTGTCATAATGGAATGTCTGGCAAATAAGTTATACTTCACTTCTATATTACGGTTTACACGTGCATTATCCTTGCTGCCTGTATTTTAGGTCGGAGTGCATTCATTGGCGTTGGGTTTGGAGACAGAGGTGATTCTTTTGACTTCAATGTAGCACTGCAGGATCATTTCAAGTAAGTTTCCATCAAAAATCATGTGAATGTTTATGACTGGaaatgcttttgtatttgtagtgACATCTTGGATGCAGATGGATGTCTTTAGTTTCTTTGGGGCATAATACACAGTGTTAGTAtgtacactctttaaaaaaaggttccaaaagttgttgtttttttgcagtgatgccatagaagaaccatttttggttccccaaagaacctttcagtgaacagttcttaaaagaattttttttttattctgaagaacatttgaaaaatctcaaaaacatttttccacTATCCACCTTTTTTctgagtcaagtcacctttatttatatagctctttaaacaaaaaagattgtgtcaaagcaactgtacaacattaattaggaaaacagtgtgtcaataatgcaaaatgacagttaaaggcagttcatcattgaattcagtgatgtcatcatctcagtttagtttaaatagtatctgtgcaataatttgcaatcaagccaacaatatcactgtaaatgaagtgtccccaactaagcaagccagaggcgacagcggcaaggaaccaaaactccatcggtgactgaatggagaaaaaaaaccttgggagaaaccaggctcagtcggggggcgagttctcctctgaccagatgaaaccagcaggtcaattccaggctgcatcaaagtcagattgtgcagattGTTTCCGGTGGTCGTccgagacaaggtctttacagggaatctgtctctggggctctagttgtcctggtctccgctgtctttcagggctgtagaggtcttttccaggtgctgatccaccatctgggcagGATACGCACTGGATCcgtgtgactgcagtgaccatctgacctggatacagactggatctggtggctacggtgaccttggaataagagagaaatagactaatattagcgtagatgcgattcttctaatgatgtagcaagtacatcaggtgttatgggaagtgttcccggttccagtttacctaattaatgcagcctaaaaatcctttaacggatttggatattagaagtgtattagtgtgttatgtgtaagccaggttaaagagatgggtctttaatctagatttaaactgcaagagtgtcttccccccaaacaatgttaggtaagttattccagagtttaggcgctaaataggaaaaggatctgccgcccgcagttgattttgatattctaggtattatcaaattgcctgagttttgagaacgcagcggatgtggaggattataatgtaacaagctcgttcaaatactgaggtgctaaaccattcagggctttataagtaataagcaagattttaaaatctatataatgtttaatagggagccagtgcattgttgacagaaccaggctaatatggtcatacttcctggttcaagtaagaactctagctgctgcattttggactaactggagcttgtttactaagcgtgcagaacaaccacccaataaagcattacaataatctaacctcatggtcaaaaatgcatggattaacatttctgcatttgacattaagaGCATAGGCAGTAATTTAGATaaatttttgagatggaaaaatgcagttttacaaatgctagaaacgtggctttaaggaaagattgctatcaaatagcacacctaggttcctaactgatgacgaagaattgacagagcagccatcaagtcttagacagcgttttaggttattacatgcagagcttttaggtcctataattaatacctctgttttttcagaatttagcagtaagaaattactcgttatccagttttttatatcaactatgcattctgttagtttttcagtttggtatgtttcgccgggccgcgaagaaatatagagctcagtatcatcagcataacagtgaaagctaacaccgtgtttcctgatgatatctcccaagggtaacatgtaaagcttAAGAGTAAttgccctagtactgagccttgaggtactccatactgcacttgtgatcgatatgatacctcttcatccACTGAGTAACCGAAGAGCGCCGCCATGATGGATTCTAACTTCTATTTGGATGCCGTCTTGTTCCGGTCTCCATAGAAATCCAtgttaaaatggggggaaaagatggactgaattaattaaattgaaactttttcagtttaaccaaatataaaaatgtgcacaGGGTTAAGCTGTGCTGTTGTTGGCTGTCACAAGAACAGTAATAAACTTAAGGAATTCAGGGAAAAGGTGGATAAAGAAatttgtggaatggaaagtttctgtgaatgttaaaggttcttcatggaactacCAGTGCCAAtacagaacctttattttttgtgtacagttttggatttttctttcttaatcTTTCCTTCTATCTTTCAATAGTGGGTGAAACAGGAGAATGAGATCAAAAGTTCTCAGGCTGCAGACTCAGGACCCAAACTGGATCTAGGCTTCAAAGAGGGACAGACCATCACACTGAATATCGGggtaaaactaaactaaaatgcaaAACAGCT
The Cyprinus carpio isolate SPL01 chromosome A19, ASM1834038v1, whole genome shotgun sequence genome window above contains:
- the LOC109112367 gene encoding adaptin ear-binding coat-associated protein 1-like, producing the protein MASEVEYESILCVKPDVNVYRIPPRASNRGYRAADWKLDTPDWTGRMRITAKGKVAYIKLEDKISGELFAQAPVTEFPGIAVETVGDSSRYFVLRIQDDSGRSAFIGVGFGDRGDSFDFNVALQDHFKWVKQENEIKSSQAADSGPKLDLGFKEGQTITLNIGQGKKRDKPRPQSSGGLGFLPPPPGGKIAPPPPSNHNTVQPSGGAQTECLLELDSSNSNTVVQTNPSSDLWGDFSSSASTVPPPASRQEPSSGNWVQF